In one window of Cynocephalus volans isolate mCynVol1 chromosome 6, mCynVol1.pri, whole genome shotgun sequence DNA:
- the LOC134380607 gene encoding large ribosomal subunit protein uL22-like yields MHICKATKYLKDVTLQKQCVPFRHFNGGVCRCAQAKHWDWTQGWLPKKSAEFLLHMLKNVERNAELKGLDADSQVIEHIQVNKAPKTCCCAYRDHGWINPYMSSPDHIEMMLTEKEQIVPNPEEEVAQKKTISQRKLKKQKFMAWE; encoded by the coding sequence ATGCATATCTGTAAAGCCACCAAGTATCTGAAGGATGTCACCTTACAGAAGCAATGTGTACCATTCAGGCATTTTAATGGTGGAGTTTGTAGGTGCGCCCAGGCCAAACATTGGGATTGGACACAGGGTTGGTTGCCCAAAAAGAGTGCTGAATTTTTGCTGCACATGCTTAAAAATGTAGAGCGTAATGCTGAACTTAAGGGTTTAGATGCAGATTCTCAGGTCATTGAGCATATCCAGGTGAACAAAGCACCCAAGACGTGCTGCTGTGCTTATAGAGATCATGGTTGGATTAACCCATACATGAGCTCCCCCGACCACATTGAGATGATGCTTACTGAAAAGGAACAAATTGTTCCCAATCCAGAAGAGGAGGTTGCACAGAAGAAAACGATATCCCAGAGgaaactgaagaaacaaaaatttatggCTTGGGAATAA
- the KRIT1 gene encoding krev interaction trapped protein 1 isoform X3, with amino-acid sequence MKKFPLDGEKMGREAALFIVPSVVKDNTKYTYTPGCPIFYCLQDIMRVCSESSTHFATLTARMLIALDKWLDERHSQSHFIPALFRPSPLERIKTNVINPAYATESGQTENSLHMGYSALEIKIKMLALEKADTCIYNPLFGSDLQYTNRVDKVVINPYFGLGAPDYSKIQIPKQEKWQRSMSSVTEDKERQWVDDFPLHRSACEGDSELLSRLLSERFSVNQLDSDHWAPIHYACWYGKVEATRILLEKGKCNPNLLNGQLSSPLHFAAGGGHAEIVQILLNHPEVDRHITDQQGRSPLNICEENKQNNWEEAAKLLKEAINKPYEKVRIYRMDGSYRSVELKHGNNTTVQQIMEGMRLSQETQQYFTIWICSENLSLQLKPYHKPLQHVRDWPEILAELTNLDPQRETPQLFLRRDVRLPLEVEKKIEDPLAILILFDEARYHLLKGFYTAPDAKLITLASLLLQIVYGNYESKKHKQGFLNEENLKSIVPITKLKSKAPHWTNRILHEYKSLSTSEGVSKEMHHLQRMFLQNCWEIPTYGAAFFTGQIFTKASPSNHKVIPVYVGVNIKGLHLLNMETKALLISLKYGCFMWQLGDADTCFQIHSMENKMSFVVHTKQAGLVVKLLMKLNGQFMPTERNS; translated from the exons ATGAAGAAATTTCCTCTGGATGGAGAGAAGATGGGCAGAGAAGCGGCGTTATTTATTGTTCCATCAGTTGTCAAAG ataataCTAAATATACGTATACTCCAGGATGCCCTATTTTTTACTGCTTACAGGATATTATGCGAGTCTGTAGTGAATCCAGTACTCACTTTGCTACACTTACAGCAAGGATGTTAATAGCTTTGGATAA GTGGTTAGATGAACGCCATTCACAATCTCACTTTATTCCAGCTTTATTCCGACCTTCTCCTCTTGAGCGGATAAAAACTAATGTCATAAACCCTGCGTATGCTACTGAATCAGGTCAGACAGAAAACTCACTACATATGGGCTATAGTGCActagaaataaagattaaaatgttAGCCCTAGAGAAAGCAGATACCTGTATTTACAACCCTTTGTTTGGATCAGATCTTCAGTATACAAACCGG GTAGATAAAGTGGTAATAAATCCATACTTTGGTCTAGGAGCTCCAGACTACTCAAAAATCCAAATTCCCAAACAGGAAAAATGGCAGAGAAGCATGAGCAGTGTCACAGAAGACAA GGAACGACAGTGGGTAGATGATTTTCCTCTTCATCGAAGTGCCTGTGAAGGAGATTCAGAATTACTAAGCCGTCTTCTCAGTGAAAGATTTTCAGTCAACCAATTAGATAGTGACCACTGGGCACCTATTCATTATGCATGCTG gtATGGAAAAGTTGAGGCCACTCGCATATTGTTAGAGAAAGGAAAGTGCAACCCAAATCTTTTAAATGGACAGCTTAGTTCTCCTCTTCATTTTGCTGCTGGAGGAGGACATGCTGAAATAGTACAAATTCTCCTAAACCATCCGGAAGTTGACAGA CACATAACAGACCAACAAGGAAGATCTCCATTAAATATttgtgaagaaaacaaacaaaataactggGAAGAAGCTGCAAAATTATTGAAGGAAGCCATTAACAAACCA TATGAAAAAGTTCGAATATACAGAATGGATGGATCATATCGTTCTGTTGAACTGAAGCATGGAAATAATACCACAGTGCAGCAGATAATGGAAGGGATGCGTCTCTCTCAAGAAACACAGCAATATTTCACTATTTGGATCTGTTCGGAAAACCTCA GCCTTCAACTCAAGCCTTATCATAAACCCTTGCAACATGTTCGTGATTGGCCAGAAATACTTGCTGAGTTGACCAATTTGGATCCTCAAAGGGAAACACCACAGCTTTTCCTAAGAAGAGATGTGAGACTTCCTTTGGAAGTTGAAAAAAAG attgaAGATCCACTAGCTATTCTTATTCTCTTTGACGAAGCCAGATATCATTTATTGAAGGGCTTCTATACAGCTCCTGATGCTAAACTGATAACATTGGCAAGTCTGCTGTTGCAAATAGTTTATGGAAATTATGAAAGTAAGAAACACAAGCAAGGTTTCCTAAA tgaagaaaatctaaaatccaTTGTACCTATTACTAAACTGAAAAGTAAGGCACCTCACTGGACAAATCGAATACTTCATGAATACAAG agtCTTAGTACAAGTGAGGGTGTCAGTAAAGAAATGCATCACCTTCAGCGCATGTTCTTACAGAATTGTTGGGAAATTCCAACATATGGAGCAGCTTTTTTCACAGGACAGATATTTACAAAGGCAAGCCCCAGCAATCATAAAGTTATTCCTGTGTATGTAGGAGTCAATATAAAAGGACTTCATCTCCTCAACATGGAAACTAAG GCTTTACTCATCAGTCTTAAGTATGGTTGTTTTATGTGGCAACTGGGAGATGCTGATACTTGTTTTCAGATCCAtagtatggaaaataaaatgagctTTGTCGTACACACAAAACAG gCTGGTCTCGTGGTAAAACTGTTAATGAAGCTAAATGGACAGTTCATGCCCACTGAAAGAAATTCATGA
- the KRIT1 gene encoding krev interaction trapped protein 1 isoform X4: MGYSALEIKIKMLALEKADTCIYNPLFGSDLQYTNRVDKVVINPYFGLGAPDYSKIQIPKQEKWQRSMSSVTEDKERQWVDDFPLHRSACEGDSELLSRLLSERFSVNQLDSDHWAPIHYACWYGKVEATRILLEKGKCNPNLLNGQLSSPLHFAAGGGHAEIVQILLNHPEVDRHITDQQGRSPLNICEENKQNNWEEAAKLLKEAINKPYEKVRIYRMDGSYRSVELKHGNNTTVQQIMEGMRLSQETQQYFTIWICSENLSLQLKPYHKPLQHVRDWPEILAELTNLDPQRETPQLFLRRDVRLPLEVEKKIEDPLAILILFDEARYHLLKGFYTAPDAKLITLASLLLQIVYGNYESKKHKQGFLNEENLKSIVPITKLKSKAPHWTNRILHEYKSLSTSEGVSKEMHHLQRMFLQNCWEIPTYGAAFFTGQIFTKASPSNHKVIPVYVGVNIKGLHLLNMETKALLISLKYGCFMWQLGDADTCFQIHSMENKMSFVVHTKQAGLVVKLLMKLNGQFMPTERNS, encoded by the exons ATGGGCTATAGTGCActagaaataaagattaaaatgttAGCCCTAGAGAAAGCAGATACCTGTATTTACAACCCTTTGTTTGGATCAGATCTTCAGTATACAAACCGG GTAGATAAAGTGGTAATAAATCCATACTTTGGTCTAGGAGCTCCAGACTACTCAAAAATCCAAATTCCCAAACAGGAAAAATGGCAGAGAAGCATGAGCAGTGTCACAGAAGACAA GGAACGACAGTGGGTAGATGATTTTCCTCTTCATCGAAGTGCCTGTGAAGGAGATTCAGAATTACTAAGCCGTCTTCTCAGTGAAAGATTTTCAGTCAACCAATTAGATAGTGACCACTGGGCACCTATTCATTATGCATGCTG gtATGGAAAAGTTGAGGCCACTCGCATATTGTTAGAGAAAGGAAAGTGCAACCCAAATCTTTTAAATGGACAGCTTAGTTCTCCTCTTCATTTTGCTGCTGGAGGAGGACATGCTGAAATAGTACAAATTCTCCTAAACCATCCGGAAGTTGACAGA CACATAACAGACCAACAAGGAAGATCTCCATTAAATATttgtgaagaaaacaaacaaaataactggGAAGAAGCTGCAAAATTATTGAAGGAAGCCATTAACAAACCA TATGAAAAAGTTCGAATATACAGAATGGATGGATCATATCGTTCTGTTGAACTGAAGCATGGAAATAATACCACAGTGCAGCAGATAATGGAAGGGATGCGTCTCTCTCAAGAAACACAGCAATATTTCACTATTTGGATCTGTTCGGAAAACCTCA GCCTTCAACTCAAGCCTTATCATAAACCCTTGCAACATGTTCGTGATTGGCCAGAAATACTTGCTGAGTTGACCAATTTGGATCCTCAAAGGGAAACACCACAGCTTTTCCTAAGAAGAGATGTGAGACTTCCTTTGGAAGTTGAAAAAAAG attgaAGATCCACTAGCTATTCTTATTCTCTTTGACGAAGCCAGATATCATTTATTGAAGGGCTTCTATACAGCTCCTGATGCTAAACTGATAACATTGGCAAGTCTGCTGTTGCAAATAGTTTATGGAAATTATGAAAGTAAGAAACACAAGCAAGGTTTCCTAAA tgaagaaaatctaaaatccaTTGTACCTATTACTAAACTGAAAAGTAAGGCACCTCACTGGACAAATCGAATACTTCATGAATACAAG agtCTTAGTACAAGTGAGGGTGTCAGTAAAGAAATGCATCACCTTCAGCGCATGTTCTTACAGAATTGTTGGGAAATTCCAACATATGGAGCAGCTTTTTTCACAGGACAGATATTTACAAAGGCAAGCCCCAGCAATCATAAAGTTATTCCTGTGTATGTAGGAGTCAATATAAAAGGACTTCATCTCCTCAACATGGAAACTAAG GCTTTACTCATCAGTCTTAAGTATGGTTGTTTTATGTGGCAACTGGGAGATGCTGATACTTGTTTTCAGATCCAtagtatggaaaataaaatgagctTTGTCGTACACACAAAACAG gCTGGTCTCGTGGTAAAACTGTTAATGAAGCTAAATGGACAGTTCATGCCCACTGAAAGAAATTCATGA